A window from Alkalicoccobacillus plakortidis encodes these proteins:
- a CDS encoding genetic competence negative regulator, which produces MRLERLAVDKFKVFLTFDDMHDRGITKEDLWQDVPKVHDLFRDMMLEADDELGFKVDGPIAVEVFAMPAQGMVFIVSKGQADDDFDDEGFEEGYIEMQVTLDETDEIFYELFHFEAAIGLASRLYSFGVKGGKLYSFQNRYFIKFDEFEIEDVNEGAFISLLAEFGNPSTISSYRVDEYGKQLMADNAVESLYHYFIKK; this is translated from the coding sequence ATGCGTCTTGAACGTTTAGCTGTAGATAAATTTAAAGTGTTTCTAACTTTTGACGATATGCATGATCGTGGCATTACAAAAGAAGATTTGTGGCAGGATGTTCCAAAAGTTCATGATTTATTCCGTGATATGATGCTAGAAGCAGATGATGAGCTAGGGTTCAAAGTAGATGGTCCTATCGCTGTTGAAGTATTTGCGATGCCAGCTCAAGGTATGGTTTTTATTGTTAGCAAAGGCCAAGCTGATGATGATTTTGATGATGAAGGTTTTGAAGAAGGCTATATTGAAATGCAGGTTACACTAGATGAAACAGATGAAATATTTTATGAATTATTTCATTTTGAAGCGGCTATTGGTTTAGCCTCAAGACTTTATTCGTTTGGAGTAAAAGGCGGGAAATTATACTCTTTTCAAAATCGCTATTTTATCAAATTTGATGAATTTGAAATAGAAGATGTGAATGAAGGGGCATTTATTTCCTTATTAGCCGAATTTGGTAATCCGTCAACGATCTCGTCATATAGAGTGGATGAATACGGAAAGCAACTAATGGCAGACAATGCTGTAGAAAGTTTATATCATTACTTTATAAAGAAATAG